The following proteins come from a genomic window of Lolium rigidum isolate FL_2022 chromosome 5, APGP_CSIRO_Lrig_0.1, whole genome shotgun sequence:
- the LOC124652730 gene encoding protein CHAPERONE-LIKE PROTEIN OF POR1, chloroplastic-like, producing the protein MQATAASFLARPLPRPNRIGGGRYGVAAVRGGVSALPPRLRVVRCSMSLSIGAGSSDAGDRGFSYQYAPVFRRYRERDPYKLLGVDRDASEEEIRSAKNFLIQQYAGHEASEEAIEGAYEKIIMKSYQHRKKTKINLKTKLLKRVEESPSWVKALLGYFEVPSMDIISKRLFFFAFIAGWSIATSAENGPAFQLAISLFSCIYFLNDKMKNLLRASTTGFGVLVGGWIIGSMLVPLIPTFIIPPTWSLELLTSLVAYVFLFLGSTYLK; encoded by the exons aTGCAGGCGACGGCCGCATCCTTCCTCGCCCGCCCGCTCCCGCGGCCCAATCG CATTGGCGGGGGAAGATATGGGGTGGCGGCGGTGCGCGGAGGCGTCTCAGCGCTGCCGCCGCGCCTGCGGGTGGTGCGGTGCTCTATGAGCCTCTCTATCGGCGCCGGTTCCAGCGACGCCGGAGACAGGGGGTTCAGCTACC AGTATGCTCCTGTCTTCCGAAGGTACCGTGAGCGGGATCCCTACAAGCTTCTTGGTGTTGATCGTGATGCATCGGAAGAAGAGAtaaggagtgcaaaaaactttctaATTCAACAGTATGCTGGGCACGAAGCAAGCGAAGAAGCTATTGAAGGTGCTTATGAGAAGATAATAATGAAGAGCTACCAGCATCGGAAGAAAACAAAAATTAATCTTAAGACCAAGCTATTGAAGCGAGTCGAAGAATCCCCGTCATGGGTTAAGGCTTTGCTTGGATACTTTGAAGTGCCATCAATGGATATTATTTCCAAAAGATTGTTCTTTTTTGCCTTCATCGCCGGATGGAGCATAGCGACTTCTGCTGAGAATGGACCTGCATTCCAG CTTGCGATATCACTCTTCTCGTGCATATACTTCCTTAATGACAAGATGAAGAACCTTCTCAGAGCCTCCACCACTGG GTTCGGAGTACTTGTCGGTGGCTGGATCATTGGTTCAATGTTGGTCCCTCTTATTCCAACATTTATCATCCCACCTACATGGTCCCTTGAGCTTCTTACCTCGTTGGTTGCATATGTTTTCTTGTTCCTGGGGTCCACTTACCTCAAATGA